The following proteins come from a genomic window of Corynebacterium falsenii:
- a CDS encoding PAC2 family protein has protein sequence MWNNFEPSGHGDRPTNRMYELEYPTPMGLNAAAQGDYSANSAEGSQVKMPMVVALHGYADAGQAISQASTHLLQALDNQPVATFKVDELIDYRSRRPGVTIDNSKVVDHEELSLDLHLLTDTDGRPFLLLSGPEPDLKWQAFSDAVVELARRVNVDRVITLFSAPMTVPHTRPLVVSAHASDSDLMKDYHSWTSRMIIPGAAALEAEIALTKHGFDTIGFTAHVPHYIAASDYPEATHALLSAFADVADRSIPVRALEGDMERVQQQLAEQVEESHEIATVVGALERQYDAEVERLRRTKENNLLEPGQDIPTGDELGAEFEAFLQGVSGAEAGASDTGTDDGADGTTDTGTDNPDETGPSGHEEHE, from the coding sequence ATGTGGAATAACTTCGAACCATCCGGACACGGCGACCGGCCCACGAACCGGATGTACGAACTCGAATACCCCACCCCTATGGGCCTCAATGCTGCAGCTCAGGGGGATTATTCGGCAAACTCTGCCGAAGGTTCCCAGGTGAAGATGCCGATGGTCGTTGCGCTTCATGGTTACGCGGATGCCGGTCAGGCGATCTCCCAGGCCAGCACGCACTTACTACAGGCACTGGACAACCAGCCCGTGGCAACGTTCAAGGTGGACGAACTCATCGATTACCGCTCGCGGCGCCCCGGCGTGACCATCGACAACTCCAAGGTCGTTGACCATGAAGAGCTGTCGCTGGATCTGCACCTGTTGACCGACACCGATGGGCGACCGTTCCTGCTGCTCAGCGGCCCAGAGCCCGATCTTAAGTGGCAGGCGTTTAGCGATGCTGTTGTGGAGTTGGCGCGTCGCGTCAACGTGGACCGCGTTATCACGCTGTTTTCCGCCCCGATGACGGTTCCGCATACGCGCCCCCTCGTGGTGTCTGCTCATGCGTCGGATTCCGACCTGATGAAGGACTACCACTCCTGGACGAGCCGGATGATCATCCCCGGCGCCGCCGCGCTGGAGGCCGAGATCGCGCTGACCAAGCACGGTTTCGACACGATTGGTTTCACGGCTCACGTGCCGCACTACATCGCTGCCTCCGACTACCCGGAGGCCACCCATGCACTGCTGAGCGCCTTCGCTGATGTTGCGGACCGCAGCATCCCCGTGCGTGCGCTGGAGGGTGACATGGAGCGGGTGCAGCAGCAACTTGCCGAGCAGGTGGAGGAATCGCACGAGATCGCCACGGTCGTGGGTGCTCTAGAGCGCCAGTACGATGCTGAGGTGGAGCGCCTGCGCCGCACCAAGGAGAACAACCTCCTGGAACCCGGTCAGGATATCCCCACCGGCGATGAGCTCGGCGCTGAGTTTGAGGCGTTCCTGCAGGGTGTGAGCGGTGCTGAAGCCGGTGCCTCTGACACCGGCACCGATGATGGCGCCGATGGCACCACCGACACAGGCACAGACAACCCGGACGAGACCGGCCCGTCCGGACACGAGGAGCACGAGTAG
- a CDS encoding DEAD/DEAH box helicase translates to MGIAADLAQLLPDLDEVPESLVDDAILESFLRWTRDRGISLYPAQEEAATALVAKDNVILATPTGSGKSMVAIAAHFIAMARKQRSFYTAPIKALVNEKFFALCETFGPENVGMMTGDATVNGGAPIICATAEIVANIALRDGADADIDQVVMDEFHYYSEPDRGWAWQVPLLELPRAQFLLMSATLGDTTWLENDLHERTGRTSTLVSGSTRPVPLDFHYVYTPIHETVEDLLHDGKAPIYVVHFSQREAVERAQALTSIKLVTKEDKEAIATGIGDFRFTSAFGKVLSRLLRQGIGIHHAGMLPKYRRLVERLSQQGLLKVICGTDTLGVGINVPIRTVLFTGLAKYDGIKSRILKSREFHQIAGRAGRAGYDSEGTVVIQAPEHEIENFRLRQRAGSDPKKLKKLRKKSAPDGQVTWSESTFERLTTAEPEELVSQFAMSNSMLLNVVARKQWTFEALRHLIRTNHDTRAKQNKTILRTIELYRGLLNAGVVEEYAADTPSGKDARLAQEMQRDFALNQPLSPFALAALELLDPESPTYTLDIISTFEAVLEDPRQILVAQQKAERGEEIAALKAEGVDYTERMAIVEDITWPQPLAEELEDAYDTFVEGNPWARDFTISPKSVVRDMIEKAMTFSDLIATYGLGRSEGVVLRYLTDAWRTLEHSVPEPYRTEELSDILVWLGELIRQVDSSLIDEWVMMGDPDAPLSEEQVREHAYGVEDTNALSGNPRALKRMVRNHFFRHVELFAFEKERELAELDSYLESPPDWPAAMDDYFDEYADLGLDAEARSSHMVIIGVDESDPRLWTVRQILDDPEGDHGWAFEGVVDLDATDEAGEVRLAELRVVAG, encoded by the coding sequence GTGGGCATAGCGGCAGACCTGGCACAACTTCTCCCCGATCTCGACGAGGTCCCCGAGTCCCTCGTTGACGACGCCATCCTGGAGTCCTTCCTCCGCTGGACCCGCGATCGGGGTATCAGCCTCTACCCTGCCCAGGAGGAAGCCGCCACCGCGCTTGTGGCGAAGGATAACGTCATCCTCGCCACCCCCACGGGCTCGGGCAAGTCGATGGTTGCCATCGCCGCCCACTTCATCGCCATGGCGCGCAAGCAGCGCAGCTTCTACACCGCCCCCATTAAGGCGCTGGTCAACGAGAAGTTCTTCGCCCTGTGCGAAACCTTCGGCCCAGAAAACGTCGGCATGATGACCGGCGATGCCACCGTCAACGGTGGCGCCCCCATCATTTGCGCGACCGCTGAGATCGTGGCCAACATTGCCCTGCGCGACGGTGCCGATGCGGACATCGATCAGGTCGTCATGGACGAGTTCCATTACTATTCCGAACCCGATCGCGGCTGGGCCTGGCAAGTTCCCCTCTTGGAACTTCCCCGCGCCCAATTCCTGCTCATGAGCGCCACCCTCGGCGATACCACGTGGCTAGAGAACGACCTGCACGAGCGCACGGGGCGCACCAGCACTCTCGTTTCCGGCAGCACCCGCCCGGTTCCCCTTGACTTCCACTACGTCTACACCCCGATTCACGAGACCGTGGAAGATCTCCTTCACGATGGTAAGGCTCCCATCTACGTGGTCCACTTCAGCCAGCGCGAGGCGGTGGAGCGCGCCCAGGCCCTCACCAGCATCAAGCTGGTCACCAAGGAGGACAAAGAGGCCATCGCCACGGGCATCGGGGATTTCCGCTTCACATCAGCCTTCGGCAAGGTGCTCTCCCGCCTGTTGCGTCAAGGCATCGGCATTCACCACGCGGGCATGCTGCCCAAGTACCGCCGCCTTGTCGAAAGGCTGTCACAGCAGGGCCTGCTCAAGGTCATCTGCGGCACGGACACTCTCGGAGTGGGAATCAACGTGCCCATCCGCACCGTGCTGTTTACCGGGCTGGCCAAGTACGACGGCATCAAGAGCCGCATCCTCAAATCCCGCGAGTTCCACCAGATTGCCGGCCGCGCCGGCCGCGCGGGCTACGACTCCGAGGGCACCGTGGTCATCCAAGCCCCAGAGCACGAAATTGAGAACTTCCGCCTGCGTCAGCGCGCAGGAAGCGATCCCAAGAAGCTCAAGAAGCTTCGGAAGAAGTCCGCACCGGACGGCCAGGTCACGTGGAGCGAATCCACGTTCGAGCGCCTCACCACCGCAGAACCCGAGGAACTAGTCAGCCAGTTCGCCATGAGCAACTCTATGCTGCTCAACGTCGTGGCCCGCAAGCAGTGGACGTTCGAGGCGCTGCGCCACCTCATCAGGACAAATCACGACACCCGCGCCAAGCAGAACAAGACCATCCTGCGAACCATCGAGCTGTATCGGGGATTGCTCAATGCTGGCGTCGTCGAAGAATATGCTGCGGACACGCCCAGTGGCAAGGATGCGCGGCTGGCCCAGGAGATGCAGCGGGATTTCGCGCTGAACCAGCCGCTATCGCCCTTCGCGCTGGCAGCGCTCGAGCTGCTCGATCCCGAATCGCCGACGTACACGCTGGATATCATCTCCACGTTCGAGGCCGTTCTGGAAGATCCGCGGCAGATCCTCGTCGCGCAGCAAAAGGCCGAACGCGGTGAGGAGATCGCGGCGCTCAAGGCCGAGGGTGTCGACTACACCGAACGCATGGCGATCGTCGAGGATATTACGTGGCCGCAGCCGCTGGCCGAGGAGCTCGAGGACGCCTACGACACGTTCGTGGAGGGCAATCCTTGGGCGCGTGACTTCACAATCAGCCCGAAGTCCGTGGTGCGGGACATGATCGAAAAGGCGATGACGTTCTCCGACCTCATCGCCACCTACGGCCTGGGCCGTTCAGAGGGCGTGGTGCTGCGCTACCTCACCGATGCGTGGCGCACATTGGAGCACTCAGTTCCGGAGCCCTACCGCACCGAGGAGCTCAGCGACATCCTCGTGTGGCTGGGAGAGCTCATTCGCCAGGTGGATTCCTCGCTCATCGACGAGTGGGTGATGATGGGCGACCCAGACGCCCCGCTCAGCGAAGAGCAGGTCCGCGAGCACGCCTACGGTGTCGAGGACACCAACGCGCTGTCCGGCAACCCGCGGGCACTCAAACGCATGGTACGCAACCACTTCTTCCGCCACGTGGAACTTTTCGCCTTCGAAAAGGAGCGGGAGCTCGCCGAGTTGGACAGCTACTTGGAGAGCCCGCCGGATTGGCCCGCAGCGATGGATGACTACTTCGATGAGTACGCCGATCTTGGTCTCGACGCCGAAGCCCGCTCGTCTCACATGGTGATTATCGGGGTGGACGAGTCCGATCCCCGGCTGTGGACGGTGCGGCAAATCCTCGACGATCCGGAGGGCGACCACGGCTGGGCCTTTGAGGGCGTGGTGGATCTGGATGCCACCGATGAGGCCGGCGAGGTGCGGCTGGCGGAGCTGCGGGTCGTCGCGGGCTAG
- a CDS encoding hydrogen peroxide-inducible genes activator has protein sequence MTQREYRPTIAQLRTFVTIAEHGHFGTAASHLGISQPSLSQALSALENGLGVQLIERSTRKVIITPVGHSLLPYAQSTLESLEHFVTHARGATGGLVGSLAIGMIPTVAPYLLPDFLRAVPSIAPDLSPRIIEEKTPHLMDGLRQGKIDVAVTGMPGEGGGLQTVDLYTEEFVLVVPSGHPLAGRRDLTVDELSTVDMLLLDDGHCLRDQVLDLCRHVDMANDPRYSVTRAASLSTVIQLVAAGLGCTLVPLSAIGVECQRPGISLATFSGGAVRAGRTIGMAFRTSSTRLDDYAALGEIVAKSFDEVAARSREVLEQQLQQA, from the coding sequence GTGACACAAAGAGAATATCGACCAACGATTGCGCAACTCCGCACCTTTGTTACCATCGCGGAGCACGGCCACTTCGGAACGGCAGCATCCCATCTGGGTATCTCCCAGCCTTCGCTGTCCCAGGCGCTGTCTGCGCTGGAGAACGGCCTTGGCGTGCAGCTCATTGAGCGCTCGACACGCAAGGTCATCATCACCCCCGTTGGCCATAGCTTGCTGCCGTACGCGCAGTCCACCCTGGAAAGCCTTGAGCACTTCGTGACTCACGCCCGCGGCGCCACCGGTGGACTTGTGGGTTCCCTGGCCATCGGCATGATCCCCACGGTCGCTCCGTATCTCTTACCCGATTTCCTCCGCGCCGTGCCCAGCATCGCTCCCGACCTGTCGCCGCGCATCATTGAGGAAAAGACTCCGCACCTCATGGATGGCCTGCGGCAGGGAAAGATCGACGTCGCCGTCACCGGCATGCCTGGCGAGGGCGGCGGGCTGCAAACGGTCGATCTGTACACCGAGGAGTTCGTTCTCGTGGTCCCCAGCGGCCACCCCCTGGCCGGTCGTCGCGACCTCACTGTCGACGAGCTATCGACCGTGGATATGTTGCTTCTCGACGACGGCCACTGCCTCCGCGACCAAGTCCTCGACCTGTGCCGACACGTGGACATGGCTAACGATCCGCGGTACTCCGTGACTCGCGCGGCCAGCTTGTCCACCGTCATCCAGCTCGTAGCTGCAGGCCTGGGGTGCACCCTCGTGCCGCTGTCCGCGATCGGCGTGGAGTGTCAGCGCCCCGGTATCTCTCTGGCCACCTTCAGCGGTGGTGCGGTGCGTGCCGGCCGCACCATCGGCATGGCCTTCCGCACCAGCTCCACCCGCCTAGACGATTACGCCGCTCTTGGTGAGATCGTGGCGAAGTCCTTTGATGAGGTTGCCGCGCGCAGCCGCGAGGTTCTCGAGCAGCAGCTCCAGCAAGCCTAG
- a CDS encoding neutral/alkaline non-lysosomal ceramidase N-terminal domain-containing protein, translated as MAAVSGTVIWATSGAGLVASAEERPTTNQGSGQLLVGRAMADITGEPWGAGMFGYAVGDQTSVGIQRRQYARAFIFAAADDPASAVVHVTLDVGLMFQSIHLEVLRRLRGIFGDRYGQHNVLLHATHTHVAPGGTSQHLMVDITHGGFRPRTFEATVAGTVDAIVRAHGDLSPAEVVVTENTVEDAGRNRSKQSFDRNPPEDRAALPGGVDNRCVTLHVSKNGTDVGLISWYSIHPTSFGPEYRHISGDNKGYAAWATEQSRGVNHREPDHAPFVAAFANSTPGDITPNHGLVPGSGPGATDNESARILGERMMAPATNPSGGRNLGGLIDGVFQWVDCPNLTADARFTPDGKQHRLGPAILGAAFAASSQEDGGGVSELHLNEGERGGNPWIAEANKVLVPPEVMEVHRPKDNLLPMGYIPGMIQQTHPFFIHRIGGLVLASLGFEPTITSGLRIRRTISEALGVPMNAIVVQGYTNSYGHYITTPEEYEAQNYEGGATIFGTYQLPAFQGVFDRLATALKDGRKMDPGSPAGDLTGLIPNAPGGYTWVDIPPLGKRFGDILRAPQEVAAGQQVSVEVVGANPNNNLRHGAGYLTIEDASGVIIADDSSESTLLTFSNSFGTTTVTIDWSTIGVKPGRYTIRYRGDAKGAFGPLRPFESVIEIPVH; from the coding sequence ATGGCAGCCGTCTCCGGAACCGTGATCTGGGCGACGAGCGGGGCCGGCCTGGTGGCGTCGGCGGAAGAAAGGCCCACTACCAACCAGGGGAGCGGGCAGCTTCTCGTCGGCCGAGCGATGGCGGATATCACCGGCGAACCCTGGGGCGCCGGGATGTTCGGTTATGCGGTGGGGGATCAAACCTCCGTGGGTATCCAGCGCAGGCAATACGCTCGAGCGTTTATCTTCGCTGCGGCGGACGATCCGGCCAGCGCTGTGGTCCACGTGACGCTCGATGTTGGATTGATGTTCCAATCCATCCACCTAGAAGTCCTCCGCAGGCTGCGCGGGATATTCGGTGATCGGTACGGCCAGCACAATGTGCTGCTCCACGCCACGCACACACATGTGGCTCCCGGAGGAACTTCGCAACACCTCATGGTCGATATCACCCACGGAGGGTTCCGCCCACGCACCTTCGAAGCGACCGTAGCCGGAACTGTGGATGCCATCGTGCGGGCCCACGGCGACCTGTCGCCGGCGGAGGTCGTGGTCACCGAAAACACCGTGGAAGATGCCGGCCGTAACCGCTCCAAGCAGTCCTTCGATCGCAACCCGCCGGAGGACAGGGCTGCACTGCCCGGTGGCGTGGACAACCGATGCGTCACCCTCCATGTCTCCAAGAACGGCACGGATGTGGGCCTGATCAGCTGGTACTCGATCCACCCCACAAGCTTCGGACCGGAATACCGCCACATCTCTGGCGACAACAAGGGGTATGCCGCGTGGGCGACCGAGCAGAGCAGGGGAGTCAACCACCGCGAACCCGATCACGCCCCATTCGTGGCCGCGTTCGCCAACTCCACCCCTGGAGACATCACTCCCAACCACGGGCTCGTGCCGGGAAGTGGCCCCGGTGCCACCGACAATGAATCCGCACGGATCTTGGGCGAGCGGATGATGGCTCCCGCAACCAACCCCAGCGGAGGGCGGAACCTCGGCGGACTCATCGATGGAGTGTTCCAGTGGGTCGACTGCCCCAATCTCACAGCAGACGCGCGGTTCACCCCGGATGGCAAGCAGCATCGGCTAGGGCCTGCGATCCTCGGGGCGGCATTCGCGGCCTCCTCGCAAGAAGACGGCGGTGGCGTGTCGGAACTGCACCTCAACGAAGGGGAGCGGGGCGGCAACCCATGGATCGCCGAGGCCAATAAGGTGCTGGTGCCACCAGAGGTCATGGAGGTCCACCGCCCCAAAGACAACCTGCTGCCCATGGGCTACATCCCAGGAATGATCCAGCAGACGCACCCATTCTTCATCCACCGCATCGGAGGGCTCGTGTTGGCCAGCCTCGGATTCGAGCCCACCATCACCTCGGGGCTGCGGATCAGGCGCACCATCTCGGAGGCGCTGGGAGTACCCATGAACGCCATCGTTGTGCAGGGATACACAAACTCCTACGGTCACTACATCACCACGCCCGAAGAATACGAGGCGCAAAATTACGAAGGTGGTGCCACCATCTTCGGCACGTATCAACTCCCCGCCTTCCAAGGGGTGTTCGACCGGTTGGCAACAGCACTCAAGGATGGGCGAAAGATGGATCCGGGAAGCCCTGCCGGTGACCTCACGGGGTTGATCCCGAACGCTCCGGGAGGCTACACGTGGGTCGATATTCCGCCGTTGGGTAAGCGGTTCGGCGATATTCTCCGGGCGCCACAAGAGGTCGCCGCCGGGCAGCAGGTCTCCGTGGAGGTCGTGGGTGCCAACCCGAACAATAACCTGCGCCATGGTGCCGGATACCTCACTATCGAGGATGCCAGCGGAGTGATCATTGCCGACGATTCCAGTGAATCCACACTATTGACCTTTAGCAATTCTTTTGGCACCACGACGGTGACTATTGATTGGTCCACAATTGGAGTGAAACCCGGTCGTTACACAATCAGGTATCGCGGTGACGCAAAGGGGGCATTCGGGCCGTTAAGACCGTTCGAATCGGTCATTGAGATCCCCGTGCACTAG
- a CDS encoding DUF4192 domain-containing protein has product MVRSYSTSSRTPFQTKHCLIRLPAVPDNRGYPQADSYPQKRSVDAVIEKVLTTPPAIMWGMTSSSSSSNPFNPQRPANIPQCTGEEHCADRAQQIHFGTDLGGLIASIPTLLGFPPCESLIAIGLSPRDMDSPSRLKVGPLVRIDIGDPTIDDMADAIADNACAPTMDSDLSYGKAAVGQVILVAVAADSDTANHSLQIALDALHSRGVSTVLAVYTPTIATGDPWIDVLSGDTGTIGNVESNPVRDIATLNRARVMQDREEMEQWLDSSEPLAELAATQSILHRLIPPETADVACVIGVSEALGRIEAGECSAEDMVRDQVVVSQLVRACLDADLHTYIVACSAGHHSAAMRDLLAECVRRGSGPIRRRMMVILALVLTVNDEGTLAFHTLGRVCEELLMAAATDSCPDFGCDGQHARNPIDAASIDMAELAFAAHRAGFAKKLINLIIAQALELIHHMKVDLEIIDDLATDSDEPPFHRCGFRDFVAIAQRYGDTSWPEAELPHRDGALVLPVLSHESFCEELVHDIAPAVWPDVYTRLHQAVDDFDWERINSALNGTDLPGPA; this is encoded by the coding sequence ATGGTTCGAAGTTATTCCACATCGTCTCGCACTCCCTTTCAGACGAAACATTGTTTGATCAGACTACCAGCCGTACCGGACAACCGAGGTTATCCACAGGCTGATAGTTATCCACAAAAACGGTCGGTTGATGCTGTCATCGAGAAGGTGTTGACCACTCCGCCCGCCATCATGTGGGGCATGACTTCATCTTCTTCATCAAGTAACCCATTCAACCCGCAGCGCCCAGCAAATATTCCGCAGTGCACAGGGGAGGAGCACTGCGCGGATAGGGCGCAGCAGATTCACTTTGGAACTGATCTCGGTGGCCTGATCGCATCAATCCCCACGCTGCTTGGGTTTCCACCCTGTGAGTCCCTCATTGCCATCGGACTCAGCCCCCGAGACATGGATTCGCCCAGTCGGTTGAAGGTGGGCCCGCTTGTGCGCATCGACATTGGAGATCCAACGATCGACGACATGGCAGACGCCATCGCAGACAATGCCTGTGCACCGACCATGGACAGCGATCTGAGCTACGGAAAAGCCGCAGTGGGACAAGTGATCCTCGTCGCTGTCGCCGCAGATAGTGACACTGCAAATCACAGCCTGCAGATCGCCCTTGACGCTCTGCATAGCAGGGGAGTCTCGACCGTCCTGGCCGTCTACACCCCAACTATTGCCACGGGGGATCCATGGATCGACGTCCTCAGTGGCGATACCGGCACTATCGGCAATGTGGAATCCAACCCCGTACGAGATATCGCGACCCTCAACCGAGCCCGGGTGATGCAGGACAGGGAGGAGATGGAGCAGTGGCTGGATAGCAGCGAGCCCCTCGCGGAACTAGCAGCCACCCAGTCGATTCTGCATCGGCTGATCCCACCGGAGACTGCTGATGTGGCCTGCGTGATTGGTGTCTCGGAGGCGCTCGGCCGGATTGAGGCGGGAGAATGCTCTGCCGAGGACATGGTTCGTGATCAGGTGGTGGTCTCACAGCTTGTCCGGGCGTGCCTTGATGCGGATCTCCACACCTACATTGTGGCGTGTTCAGCGGGGCACCACTCGGCCGCCATGAGAGATCTACTTGCCGAATGCGTGCGCCGCGGCAGCGGCCCCATCCGTCGGCGCATGATGGTCATTCTCGCACTTGTTCTCACCGTCAACGACGAGGGAACATTGGCGTTCCACACACTCGGGCGTGTTTGCGAGGAACTCCTCATGGCGGCAGCTACCGATTCCTGCCCTGATTTCGGCTGTGACGGTCAGCATGCCCGGAATCCCATTGATGCCGCTTCAATAGATATGGCCGAACTTGCCTTCGCTGCTCATCGAGCCGGCTTCGCCAAGAAGCTGATCAATCTCATCATCGCGCAGGCACTCGAGCTGATCCATCACATGAAGGTGGACCTGGAGATCATCGACGACCTTGCCACCGACTCAGACGAGCCCCCGTTCCATCGCTGCGGATTCCGCGACTTCGTCGCGATCGCGCAGAGATACGGCGACACCTCGTGGCCGGAAGCAGAGTTGCCTCATCGTGACGGCGCCCTCGTGCTCCCGGTGCTGTCGCACGAATCCTTCTGTGAGGAACTCGTCCACGACATCGCCCCAGCCGTGTGGCCTGACGTCTACACCAGGCTGCATCAAGCAGTCGACGACTTCGACTGGGAGCGCATTAACTCCGCGCTGAATGGGACCGATCTCCCAGGTCCTGCGTAA